A part of Myxococcales bacterium genomic DNA contains:
- a CDS encoding type II secretion system protein, whose product MKKTKFCQYRNVKLGFTLLELMVVIVLLGFLIAIAIPTINSLSNTDLKNEIMRISGLFSEVYGRAAISGTTHRIVFDLDTQTYWVEKKEGEAGTITPVLGYEEIMKERQKMLLSDEEKEKIGTFLPNFKAVEDNLGEKYKIKDFIIYGAWTEQAEQSEQVIRQGTVSIYFFSGGYTQSAFVSIARKDDDVDNAMYVALSPLTGAVEINYGEPEPKQLLDEEKKAVGFDEG is encoded by the coding sequence ATGAAAAAAACCAAGTTCTGTCAGTATCGTAATGTCAAGTTGGGTTTTACCCTGCTTGAACTGATGGTAGTGATTGTATTGCTTGGTTTTCTCATTGCCATTGCAATTCCCACTATTAATTCTTTGAGTAATACCGACCTCAAAAATGAGATAATGCGTATTTCAGGTCTTTTTAGTGAAGTCTACGGACGTGCTGCTATATCAGGCACAACACATAGAATTGTATTCGATTTAGATACCCAAACATATTGGGTTGAGAAAAAAGAAGGGGAAGCTGGAACTATTACTCCTGTTTTAGGCTATGAAGAGATAATGAAAGAAAGGCAAAAAATGCTGCTTTCTGATGAAGAAAAAGAAAAGATCGGGACTTTTCTTCCAAATTTTAAAGCCGTCGAGGATAATTTGGGGGAAAAATATAAAATAAAAGATTTTATTATCTATGGTGCTTGGACAGAACAGGCAGAACAAAGCGAACAGGTAATTCGACAAGGAACTGTATCAATTTATTTCTTTTCAGGGGGATATACCCAGTCAGCTTTCGTATCCATTGCCCGAAAAGATGATGATGTAGATAACGCTATGTATGTCGCTCTAAGTCCTTTGACCGGTGCAGTTGAAATTAATTATGGTGAACCTGAGCCCAAGCAACTTCTTGATGAAGAAAAAAAAGCAGTAGGATTCGATGAGGGGTAA
- a CDS encoding prepilin-type N-terminal cleavage/methylation domain-containing protein — protein sequence MRGKRSKNGFSLMEVMVALALLALSFTSLVLVQSRATNLAVQSRYISTATQLARFQLMECKREVEKIISSASDFKQEGDYQEQGFDEYKWECHAPRFNMRPPSASQVESRAKANAPKGLKDEMSTTSSAMSPMISLITESLGNSVRELVVVIRWKNNGIDDEVRVVTHVVDLNAMGALANMLKQTTGNFSSGPNNSNTVNTQQQPAGQPSFPPRFRGGAPNAP from the coding sequence ATGAGGGGTAAAAGATCCAAAAATGGCTTTAGTTTAATGGAAGTGATGGTCGCCCTCGCTTTATTGGCTCTTTCGTTTACTTCCCTTGTGCTGGTTCAAAGCAGGGCAACTAATCTTGCTGTGCAGTCACGCTACATTTCTACCGCAACGCAGCTTGCTCGTTTTCAATTGATGGAGTGCAAGAGAGAAGTTGAAAAAATTATTTCATCGGCTTCCGATTTTAAGCAGGAAGGTGATTATCAGGAACAGGGGTTTGATGAATACAAATGGGAGTGTCATGCACCGCGCTTTAATATGAGGCCTCCTTCTGCAAGTCAGGTTGAAAGTCGAGCTAAAGCAAATGCCCCCAAAGGCCTCAAAGATGAAATGAGTACAACATCATCAGCCATGTCTCCAATGATATCTCTGATTACCGAGTCACTCGGAAATTCTGTTCGTGAGTTAGTTGTCGTAATCAGATGGAAGAATAATGGCATTGATGATGAAGTTCGGGTGGTTACACACGTTGTAGATCTTAATGCCATGGGTGCCTTGGCGAATATGCTTAAACAAACCACTGGTAATTTTAGTAGTGGTCCTAACAATTCGAACACAGTAAACACTCAACAGCAGCCGGCTGGTCAGCCTTCTTTCCCGCCCAGGTTTAGGGGAGGTGCTCCAAATGCTCCCTAA
- a CDS encoding prepilin-type N-terminal cleavage/methylation domain-containing protein — protein sequence MLPNTHQKKYFSGFTLIEIMVATVLMAMMGLLLMTSLNTSVQAKDNVEHISQRYQEVRQALSRMSHEISAAYLSKNINLTEPAYLTQFKGEKNKLFFSAFGHVVTQKDAKESDQQVLGFYLATDKNGKKSLMRRNNSHLNLDVTRGGRSQILCPNVSELEFSYYDSRFKKWQDSWVSDPSSMLLLGQNSGTKQNSNEQNDSLKPWQLPAFVKISMTVEMSEGNLIKWIMQTEIPVQDPLELD from the coding sequence ATGCTCCCTAATACACACCAAAAAAAATATTTTTCGGGTTTCACACTGATTGAAATCATGGTGGCAACTGTTCTTATGGCTATGATGGGATTATTGCTAATGACGTCTCTCAATACATCCGTACAGGCAAAAGATAATGTGGAGCATATTTCTCAGAGGTATCAGGAAGTTCGTCAAGCTTTATCGCGAATGTCTCATGAGATTTCGGCAGCATATTTGAGTAAGAATATTAATTTAACAGAGCCTGCATATTTGACTCAATTTAAGGGTGAAAAAAATAAATTATTTTTTAGTGCATTTGGTCACGTAGTTACGCAAAAAGATGCTAAGGAAAGTGACCAGCAGGTCTTGGGCTTTTATCTCGCTACAGATAAAAATGGAAAAAAGTCTCTCATGCGCAGAAACAACTCGCATCTTAATTTAGATGTCACCAGGGGGGGGCGCTCCCAAATATTATGTCCCAATGTTAGCGAACTTGAATTTTCTTATTACGACAGTCGATTTAAAAAATGGCAGGATTCTTGGGTTTCAGATCCATCTTCTATGTTACTTCTAGGGCAGAATAGCGGTACGAAACAGAACAGCAATGAACAAAATGATAGCCTGAAGCCTTGGCAACTTCCTGCCTTTGTTAAGATATCTATGACGGTGGAGATGAGTGAGGGTAATTTAATAAAATGGATAATGCAGACTGAGATACCTGTTCAAGATCCTTTAGAGCTCGATTAA
- a CDS encoding general secretion pathway protein GspK: MKLRFKNRSSRGIAILTVLVFLALMLAIVSELSNKEIIRYKLAINERDALQAEALAQSGANFSKIILAVQEPLQGMLANLAKLGIQLPAFTVWELMPIDSDLLKGIVSGDFLPDFGLGAKKEESPKRQPENETTAKSVPLAGPYVIPEGGYGGFKGRFSSEIEDEERKISIRRWAKLAPPRRRIIADQIARVLNKAEYSVLFDGTLDNNRNLTPAQLIGNIYDYISEDELAVDVNAQASDWGRILSGDKKTIYVNSPGIVPKRASLDSPAELRLIPGVTDAIYQVLSKHITIYGESDKINILSASDSILDTVFYLCSKNKNTGPLVQPGFTENLLTQWHRDRDEGKLEISADGVIAFLERNGVEVDKKECEENIGTESKTFTVRSTATVGNVTKTILMRLRSAGGITSIYQYQYL; encoded by the coding sequence GTGAAGCTTAGATTCAAAAATCGCTCCTCTCGCGGAATCGCAATTCTCACTGTTTTAGTGTTTTTAGCTCTCATGCTGGCTATTGTAAGCGAGCTGAGTAATAAAGAAATAATTCGTTACAAGCTTGCCATTAATGAACGCGATGCACTGCAAGCAGAGGCCTTAGCACAAAGTGGTGCAAATTTTTCTAAAATAATTTTGGCTGTACAAGAACCACTGCAAGGAATGTTGGCTAATCTTGCAAAGCTTGGAATACAATTGCCAGCTTTCACAGTATGGGAGTTGATGCCTATAGATAGTGATTTGCTTAAAGGTATTGTGAGCGGGGATTTTCTGCCAGATTTTGGTCTAGGTGCTAAAAAAGAGGAGTCACCAAAACGTCAACCAGAAAATGAGACAACTGCTAAATCAGTGCCTCTTGCTGGTCCCTATGTAATTCCAGAAGGTGGTTATGGGGGCTTCAAAGGAAGATTTTCCAGCGAAATTGAAGATGAAGAAAGAAAAATTTCAATAAGAAGGTGGGCAAAGTTAGCTCCTCCACGAAGAAGAATAATAGCCGATCAAATTGCTCGAGTATTAAATAAAGCAGAGTATTCTGTATTATTTGACGGAACACTGGATAATAACCGTAATCTTACGCCTGCTCAGTTGATAGGCAATATTTATGATTACATATCTGAAGATGAGTTAGCGGTCGATGTAAATGCTCAGGCTTCTGATTGGGGAAGGATCCTGTCTGGTGACAAAAAAACTATCTATGTGAACAGTCCAGGAATTGTGCCGAAAAGAGCATCTCTCGATTCACCCGCCGAATTGCGTTTAATTCCTGGGGTGACAGATGCCATATATCAGGTGTTGTCAAAACATATAACTATCTATGGCGAAAGTGATAAAATAAACATCCTATCTGCTTCTGATTCTATTCTCGATACTGTTTTTTATTTATGTTCTAAAAACAAAAATACTGGCCCATTAGTTCAACCTGGTTTTACTGAAAATTTGCTTACTCAGTGGCATAGAGATAGAGATGAAGGAAAACTAGAGATTAGTGCAGATGGAGTTATAGCTTTTTTGGAAAGAAATGGAGTTGAAGTAGACAAAAAAGAATGTGAAGAGAATATTGGCACTGAGTCAAAGACATTTACAGTCAGAAGTACTGCTACTGTAGGCAATGTAACAAAAACTATTTTAATGAGGCTTCGATCTGCTGGAGGAATTACCAGCATTTATCAGTATCAGTATTTGTAG
- the pilM gene encoding pilus assembly protein PilM, whose protein sequence is MARRIIGLDLGAYSVKLLRMETGKQSAKYEIINVAEEVLIPEEEDGPGLMERQKEALLKLHNAGILEAEAYASGINSIDGQIRWLGVPFAEARKIEAVLPGILESEVPFDISEMIISWHRIESASQEKKQPGENKIRLGVCKKSSIATSLQLLQSNNIDPRQIHLSSVAPYEIIREFGIHSIVPSQAEELPSDCGAIVDFGHRATNLCIFDHQGISAIHTFYRGGKKLTQDIAKAMEISFAEAELLKHEKLDFSKDSDDAIAKKVNDIAALHYRELFSQIQRVIITHQSSGTAAVKALAFAGGGAKCPGLENLCKSLVESGITIARLSAFFPSKVEPNTMILAFAYSLSLLSPSVKDSRFNFRKDEFVWRGELDFLRTKSVPLTLWGLSIICLLTIMWSAMSLVLDKENKTLTNKLKQTCSAILGKPNVNSKQCLSAMKEQISSHVDFGIPEFSASDVYIKLAESLSPEVKIVINEMDILEKRVRLSAQSPSYEDIDKVTSVLRKAPCFIKLETGRTEKTEKGVKYNISFDLDCSSSSPTKAG, encoded by the coding sequence ATGGCTAGGCGAATAATTGGATTAGACCTCGGTGCTTACAGCGTCAAACTGTTGCGTATGGAAACAGGGAAACAGTCTGCAAAGTATGAAATTATCAATGTTGCGGAAGAGGTTTTAATTCCCGAAGAAGAAGACGGCCCAGGGCTGATGGAGCGACAGAAAGAAGCATTATTAAAATTACATAATGCCGGTATATTAGAGGCTGAAGCTTATGCGAGTGGTATAAATTCTATTGATGGTCAAATTCGTTGGCTTGGTGTTCCTTTTGCTGAAGCAAGAAAAATAGAAGCTGTTTTACCGGGGATTTTGGAGTCAGAGGTTCCTTTTGATATAAGCGAAATGATTATTTCCTGGCATCGTATCGAATCTGCCTCTCAAGAAAAAAAACAGCCAGGCGAGAATAAAATTCGCTTAGGAGTTTGCAAAAAGTCAAGTATTGCAACGAGTTTACAATTACTTCAGAGCAATAATATTGATCCGAGACAAATTCATCTTTCTTCAGTTGCTCCTTATGAAATCATTCGCGAGTTTGGTATACACTCAATTGTTCCAAGTCAAGCTGAAGAGTTGCCGAGCGACTGTGGTGCAATCGTTGATTTTGGTCATCGTGCAACTAATCTTTGTATATTTGATCACCAAGGAATTTCTGCCATACATACTTTTTACCGAGGCGGAAAAAAATTAACCCAAGATATTGCTAAGGCAATGGAAATTTCTTTTGCAGAGGCGGAATTGCTCAAACATGAAAAATTAGATTTTTCAAAAGATAGTGATGATGCCATAGCAAAAAAAGTTAATGATATAGCTGCGCTTCACTATCGTGAGCTCTTTAGTCAAATCCAGCGAGTAATAATTACCCACCAATCGAGTGGAACGGCTGCAGTTAAGGCATTAGCCTTTGCTGGTGGTGGTGCAAAATGTCCAGGCCTAGAAAATCTGTGTAAGTCTTTGGTTGAGTCTGGAATAACAATTGCCCGTCTTTCTGCGTTTTTTCCTAGCAAAGTTGAACCAAACACAATGATTTTAGCTTTTGCTTATTCATTAAGTTTGTTGAGTCCTTCTGTAAAAGATAGTCGATTTAATTTTCGTAAAGATGAATTTGTATGGCGTGGTGAGCTTGATTTTTTACGCACAAAATCAGTACCACTGACTCTATGGGGCCTGTCGATCATATGTTTGTTGACCATCATGTGGTCAGCTATGTCTCTTGTTCTTGATAAAGAAAACAAGACGCTTACAAACAAATTAAAACAAACATGCTCTGCTATTTTGGGCAAACCAAATGTGAATTCAAAGCAGTGCCTTTCAGCGATGAAGGAACAAATTTCTTCTCACGTTGATTTTGGTATTCCTGAATTTTCTGCTTCTGATGTTTATATTAAGCTTGCGGAATCTCTTTCGCCGGAAGTTAAAATCGTGATAAATGAAATGGATATTTTGGAAAAACGAGTAAGATTGTCAGCCCAATCACCTTCCTATGAAGACATAGATAAAGTCACTTCGGTTTTGCGTAAGGCTCCATGTTTTATAAAATTAGAAACAGGAAGAACTGAAAAAACAGAGAAAGGCGTAAAATACAATATATCGTTTGACTTAGACTGCTCTTCGAGCTCCCCAACCAAGGCAGGATAA
- a CDS encoding type II secretion system protein M, whose amino-acid sequence MAKIFEQISDRWSSWFETLSAREKKLLALLFSAFIVLLIFLTLYIATSKISDKKANLVKNQSQLAQIIALEGEYRSAKEKNESMVESIRSNDISLLSMIPKVASRLGLTVKELTEQRRPLGKTDNVEVSVKVNLTKLSMDKVSALIEQIEDENQGIVKVTRLKINTRFDEPDLLDVQMTVSTWKSA is encoded by the coding sequence ATGGCGAAAATATTTGAACAGATCAGTGATAGGTGGTCTTCATGGTTTGAGACCTTGAGTGCTCGCGAAAAAAAATTACTTGCTTTATTATTTTCTGCATTCATAGTGCTGCTAATCTTTTTGACGCTTTATATCGCTACCAGCAAAATTTCCGACAAAAAAGCAAATTTAGTGAAAAATCAGTCCCAGCTTGCTCAAATCATAGCGCTTGAAGGTGAGTATCGTAGTGCCAAAGAGAAAAATGAAAGCATGGTAGAGAGCATCAGAAGTAATGACATTTCCTTGCTGAGCATGATTCCTAAAGTAGCTTCGCGTTTAGGTCTTACGGTTAAAGAATTGACTGAACAAAGACGTCCTTTGGGTAAGACAGATAACGTTGAGGTTTCTGTTAAAGTTAATTTAACAAAGCTATCGATGGACAAAGTATCAGCTTTGATCGAACAAATTGAAGATGAAAATCAAGGCATTGTTAAGGTTACGCGCCTTAAAATTAATACTCGATTTGACGAGCCAGATCTACTCGATGTGCAAATGACGGTTTCCACTTGGAAGTCCGCATAG
- the gspN gene encoding type II secretion system protein GspN, which translates to MEILRKLRWFFYPSVIIFVFLFASYCTFPEEVVRRFVDYTIFNAAMAVGPKNHGFPDVKMEKASLWRGSGVSVSGLKLSWPTPNKMNPINVQIDSLKGRVALSSLLSSTKKISILGQFYGGKLDSHFKIRQPNTLLGVELSLTKLNLAKIDLLEAALGSQLRGVLDIQVDVESQSQLSKDGTGLIKLILDNAAYGPGSLNVPMGGFVSNLSVPLINLGKLNIEMNLAKGKLDSKVFSLKGGDLEGEMKLAVELGRVPQLSRLDGSGWFSLKKEFVASNETFKMLFDLIPELRTAQQGDGKVGFSIRGIFGRPYFKLESYKSDNAKS; encoded by the coding sequence ATGGAAATTTTACGCAAACTCAGATGGTTTTTTTATCCAAGTGTAATAATTTTTGTATTTTTATTTGCTTCTTATTGTACCTTTCCTGAAGAAGTAGTTCGTAGGTTTGTGGATTACACAATATTCAATGCTGCTATGGCGGTAGGGCCAAAAAATCATGGATTTCCCGACGTAAAAATGGAAAAAGCATCTTTATGGCGTGGTTCAGGGGTTAGTGTTTCTGGGTTAAAATTATCGTGGCCTACACCAAATAAGATGAATCCCATCAATGTACAAATTGATTCTTTGAAAGGTCGTGTAGCTCTAAGTTCCTTGCTCTCTAGTACAAAAAAAATATCTATCTTGGGGCAGTTTTATGGCGGAAAGCTTGATTCACACTTTAAAATCCGTCAACCAAATACCCTTTTGGGTGTAGAACTTTCACTTACCAAGCTTAATCTCGCAAAAATTGATTTATTAGAAGCGGCTTTGGGAAGTCAACTAAGAGGAGTACTTGACATCCAAGTAGATGTAGAATCGCAATCCCAGTTAAGCAAAGATGGTACAGGGTTGATTAAATTGATTCTTGACAATGCGGCATACGGTCCAGGAAGTTTAAATGTTCCCATGGGTGGTTTCGTCAGTAATCTGTCTGTACCGCTCATCAATTTAGGAAAACTCAATATTGAAATGAACTTAGCCAAAGGAAAGCTAGATTCTAAAGTGTTTTCTCTTAAAGGTGGTGACTTGGAAGGCGAAATGAAACTGGCCGTGGAGCTTGGTCGTGTTCCGCAATTATCTCGCTTAGATGGAAGTGGTTGGTTTAGCCTGAAAAAAGAATTTGTTGCATCCAATGAAACCTTTAAGATGTTGTTCGATTTGATTCCAGAGCTGCGTACCGCGCAGCAGGGAGACGGAAAAGTAGGTTTTTCGATAAGAGGAATTTTTGGAAGACCATACTTCAAGCTTGAAAGCTATAAAAGCGATAATGCTAAAAGCTAA
- the hutG gene encoding formimidoylglutamase gives MIDSPLYCPPSFDLWQGRKDSHDSYQYLYQIVKMLDLTQKIESTPKSVALLGFACDEGVVRNQGRPGAKYGPSAIKRILARLANHSSRNIYDAGEIKVDGDLLAAQKLLAKATEILLNLGMFPIILGGGHETAWGHYLGIEKYLKKSPLDIINFDAHFDLREIASDKLGSSGTPFRQIAQQRMQNKLQFDYHCVGIQKFSNTQVLFDSAKNLGVNYILASEIHLHGSSVVEQFINEVIKKNTPIYLSICLDALSSCYCPGVSAPQVFGLTPMQILPVLLKLAACPNLVSVDIVELNPNFDVDNRTAQLAVQILALFL, from the coding sequence ATGATTGATTCACCTCTTTATTGCCCTCCAAGTTTTGATCTGTGGCAAGGAAGAAAAGACAGCCACGATTCCTATCAGTATCTCTATCAAATAGTTAAAATGCTCGATCTTACCCAAAAGATTGAATCTACCCCAAAGTCCGTAGCACTTTTGGGTTTTGCTTGTGATGAGGGAGTTGTACGAAATCAAGGACGCCCTGGAGCCAAATATGGGCCCTCGGCTATCAAAAGAATTCTTGCACGCTTAGCTAATCACAGCAGCAGGAACATCTACGATGCTGGTGAAATTAAAGTTGATGGTGATCTGCTGGCTGCTCAAAAATTACTGGCAAAAGCTACAGAAATTTTATTAAACCTAGGCATGTTTCCCATTATCCTAGGTGGTGGCCACGAAACCGCATGGGGCCATTACTTAGGGATAGAAAAATATCTTAAAAAATCTCCTTTGGATATTATTAATTTTGATGCTCACTTTGATCTGCGCGAAATAGCTTCTGATAAACTCGGCTCCTCTGGCACACCGTTTAGGCAAATAGCCCAACAACGAATGCAAAATAAACTCCAATTTGATTACCACTGTGTGGGAATACAGAAATTTTCAAATACACAGGTCTTATTTGATAGCGCTAAAAATCTCGGTGTGAATTATATACTCGCATCTGAAATTCACTTACATGGATCAAGCGTTGTTGAACAATTTATTAATGAAGTTATTAAAAAAAACACTCCCATTTATCTATCGATTTGTCTTGATGCTCTAAGCAGTTGTTATTGCCCCGGTGTAAGCGCTCCCCAAGTATTTGGCCTTACACCCATGCAAATTCTTCCCGTGCTGCTAAAACTCGCAGCTTGTCCAAATTTGGTGAGCGTAGATATTGTGGAACTTAATCCCAATTTTGATGTCGATAATCGCACCGCTCAACTGGCTGTTCAAATTTTGGCTTTATTTTTATAA
- a CDS encoding GyrI-like domain-containing protein — MKSLKTHLGALNLVGIKVRTNNTSEMDPKTAQIGKTIEKFLSQKSVLGIASQKSSKMFCVYTDYESDEHGDYTYFVGVEVDSFDDIPLEFEKLIIEAQDYIKFTSDTGQMPEVVIDMWMKIWQMDSKALGGERSYYADFEIYDERSCDPQKTVLDIFIGIK, encoded by the coding sequence ATGAAATCTCTCAAAACCCATTTGGGTGCTCTCAATTTGGTGGGCATCAAAGTTCGTACCAACAACACCTCCGAAATGGATCCAAAGACTGCTCAGATTGGAAAAACTATCGAGAAATTTCTGTCGCAAAAATCTGTTTTAGGCATTGCTTCCCAAAAAAGCTCAAAAATGTTTTGTGTCTATACCGATTATGAAAGTGATGAGCACGGTGACTACACGTATTTTGTTGGTGTAGAAGTAGACTCATTCGATGATATTCCACTCGAATTTGAAAAATTGATCATCGAAGCACAGGATTATATTAAATTTACTTCAGATACAGGGCAAATGCCTGAAGTTGTGATCGATATGTGGATGAAAATATGGCAGATGGATAGCAAAGCTTTGGGAGGAGAAAGATCTTATTATGCTGATTTTGAAATCTATGATGAGCGAAGCTGCGACCCTCAAAAGACGGTTTTGGATATATTTATTGGTATTAAGTAA
- a CDS encoding F0F1 ATP synthase subunit gamma has translation MSISLSSLRNKISKAHELQSVVRAMKTIAAAHITQYEKSTQALSDYYRSIELSLGLLMRKNIKYHAKKSSLKNKKAGAGVIIFGSDQGLVGSFNEVISNFTIENINNFKSNAKIWVVGEHVQTHLKDMSIAIVKSFALPSSIQFITSLVANIIDETRRYLDQGEIDELFLFNNWADSDTTFTPKKLRLFPFDSKWLSERKKIAWPTKNYAEIVGNTDEFFKALLREYLFVSIFKACVESLHSENRNRIIAMQRADKNIDDMLKNLKNDFNHLRQSSIDEELFDVIAGFEAQRKL, from the coding sequence ATGAGCATTAGTCTGAGCAGCTTGAGAAATAAAATTAGCAAAGCTCATGAGCTACAATCAGTTGTGCGGGCCATGAAAACCATAGCAGCGGCTCATATCACTCAATATGAAAAATCAACTCAGGCTCTAAGCGACTATTACCGAAGCATCGAACTCAGCCTTGGATTGTTGATGAGAAAGAACATCAAATATCATGCCAAAAAGTCATCTCTAAAAAATAAAAAAGCAGGTGCTGGAGTTATAATTTTTGGCTCAGATCAGGGACTTGTTGGTTCATTCAATGAAGTCATCAGCAATTTTACGATAGAAAATATAAATAATTTCAAAAGCAATGCAAAAATTTGGGTGGTCGGTGAGCATGTGCAAACTCATCTAAAGGACATGAGCATAGCTATTGTAAAATCCTTTGCCCTACCTTCTTCTATCCAATTTATCACATCGCTTGTGGCAAATATTATCGATGAAACGCGTAGATATCTTGATCAAGGTGAAATCGATGAACTCTTTTTATTTAATAATTGGGCCGATTCGGATACCACTTTTACTCCCAAGAAGCTGAGACTTTTTCCTTTTGACTCTAAATGGTTATCCGAAAGAAAAAAAATTGCTTGGCCAACTAAAAATTATGCAGAAATAGTTGGCAATACGGATGAGTTTTTTAAGGCATTGCTAAGAGAATATCTTTTTGTCTCAATATTTAAAGCCTGCGTTGAATCACTCCACAGCGAAAATAGAAATCGTATCATCGCTATGCAACGTGCAGATAAAAATATCGATGATATGCTCAAAAATCTTAAGAATGATTTTAACCACCTAAGACAAAGCAGCATTGATGAAGAACTTTTCGATGTTATCGCTGGCTTCGAAGCTCAAAGAAAATTATAA
- a CDS encoding alternate F1F0 ATPase, F1 subunit alpha — MLPINLSSLLKNVLDDLNEVRKETVPQLKLNEIGIVTSTAFGIAKVSGLLGIGVDELIQFPGGLLGIAFDITSQEIGVVLLGDYEHIQAGSEVFRTGRVMDIGVGDELLGRIINPIGQAIDGKGKIKVNKRSPIERSAPSIMDRAAVSEPLQTGIKVIDALIPIGRGQRELILGDRQTGKTAIAIDTIINQRDQNVICIYCAIGQRASAVAKSIHALKENNAMKYTVVMVAEGNEAPGLSYIAPYAATSIAEFFMEKGEDVLIIYDDLTHHARAYREISLLLRRPPGREAFPGDIFYIHSRLLERATHLSEKLGGGSLSAIPIIETEAQNISAYIPTNLISITDGQIYLSPQLFDLGVLPAVDVEKSVSRVGGKSQRASYRSVVGDLKLSYAQFEELETFSRLGSRMDDYTKGVIEHGKRIRSCLIQAQYSPVSVPVQIITLLSLRERLLDDVPLESMLMAQNSLATAALSIPDEIKEQFSSREKLSDEQQNVIIKIANSALKPFCKDKT, encoded by the coding sequence ATGCTACCCATTAATCTATCTTCCCTTTTAAAAAATGTACTCGACGATTTAAATGAAGTCCGCAAAGAGACAGTTCCTCAGCTCAAATTGAACGAGATTGGTATTGTTACGAGCACAGCCTTTGGAATAGCAAAAGTTTCAGGACTTTTGGGAATCGGAGTGGATGAACTCATTCAATTCCCAGGTGGCCTTTTGGGAATAGCTTTCGATATAACAAGCCAAGAGATCGGAGTGGTTTTACTGGGAGACTATGAACACATCCAGGCTGGATCAGAGGTTTTTCGAACTGGAAGAGTGATGGATATTGGCGTTGGTGATGAACTTTTGGGACGTATTATTAATCCCATCGGTCAAGCTATTGATGGAAAGGGTAAAATAAAAGTTAATAAACGCTCCCCCATTGAACGCTCTGCTCCTTCGATCATGGATCGAGCTGCAGTTTCTGAGCCGTTGCAGACAGGTATAAAAGTAATCGATGCGCTGATTCCTATTGGCAGAGGACAGCGTGAGCTCATCTTGGGTGATAGACAAACAGGAAAAACAGCAATCGCCATTGATACCATCATTAATCAGCGTGATCAAAACGTCATCTGTATTTACTGCGCCATCGGACAAAGAGCTTCAGCAGTCGCAAAATCTATTCATGCCTTAAAAGAAAACAATGCTATGAAGTATACTGTTGTCATGGTTGCAGAAGGCAATGAAGCTCCAGGTCTTTCATACATCGCTCCCTATGCAGCAACTAGTATTGCTGAGTTTTTCATGGAAAAAGGTGAAGACGTATTAATTATCTATGATGATTTAACCCATCATGCTCGTGCCTATCGAGAAATTTCTTTACTTCTTCGCAGGCCCCCTGGAAGAGAAGCTTTCCCAGGGGATATTTTTTATATTCATTCACGTTTGCTTGAGCGCGCTACTCATTTATCAGAAAAGCTAGGAGGTGGTTCTCTTTCAGCTATTCCTATTATTGAAACCGAAGCTCAGAATATTTCCGCGTATATTCCCACCAACTTAATCTCAATCACCGATGGTCAAATCTATCTCTCGCCACAATTATTTGACTTAGGAGTTTTGCCCGCCGTTGATGTAGAAAAATCCGTTTCCCGCGTTGGAGGAAAATCTCAGCGAGCTTCTTACCGTTCAGTTGTAGGGGATCTCAAACTCTCCTATGCCCAATTTGAAGAACTCGAAACATTTTCTCGTTTGGGTTCTCGTATGGATGATTACACTAAAGGAGTCATTGAGCATGGTAAACGAATTCGCTCTTGCCTGATACAAGCCCAATACAGCCCAGTTTCAGTACCAGTTCAAATTATTACACTGCTATCATTGCGCGAACGACTTTTGGATGATGTCCCTTTAGAGAGCATGCTCATGGCTCAAAATTCGCTTGCTACTGCAGCACTTAGTATTCCTGATGAGATTAAAGAACAATTCTCTTCCAGGGAAAAATTAAGCGATGAACAGCAAAATGTAATTATAAAAATAGCCAACAGCGCACTTAAGCCCTTTTGCAAGGACAAAACATGA